A window from Candidatus Babeliales bacterium encodes these proteins:
- a CDS encoding DUF167 domain-containing protein codes for MALIIEVKVATQSGKHSICLDKSGSLKCFVKAAPEDGKANKEVIEVISDAIGVTKRSIEIISGLISRKKKLAIQTDLTYEQFLIKIGCGVQKKMF; via the coding sequence GTGGCATTAATCATTGAAGTAAAAGTGGCTACTCAATCAGGAAAACATAGCATATGCTTAGATAAATCTGGCTCTCTAAAGTGCTTTGTGAAAGCTGCTCCCGAAGATGGAAAAGCAAATAAAGAGGTTATAGAGGTTATTTCAGATGCCATTGGTGTCACCAAAAGATCCATTGAAATCATTTCTGGTTTAATAAGCCGTAAAAAAAAATTAGCTATCCAAACGGATTTAACATACGAGCAATTTCTCATAAAAATTGGATGTGGCGTGCAGAAAAAAATGTTTTAG